One segment of Pontibacter akesuensis DNA contains the following:
- a CDS encoding MarC family protein, translating to MEIILATFSALFTVVNPFGAMPVFLTLTQDDSPSFRNQQALRACIYMALLLTVFFLAGQYVLNFFGIRIHDIRIAGGLMIVRAGFGLLTSKAHRGKKVSKGVLQEGLEKDDISFTPLAMPMLSGPGSIAVSIGMFTPALSYQDIGLTVAAIALVAAITFVILIFSHQLINYMGKAGLSALSRIMGFIVLSIGVNFISTGILALLGR from the coding sequence ATGGAGATTATCCTGGCTACATTTTCGGCACTGTTCACCGTAGTAAATCCTTTTGGCGCAATGCCGGTTTTCCTGACATTAACGCAGGACGATTCTCCGTCCTTCAGAAATCAGCAAGCACTGAGAGCCTGCATCTACATGGCGCTGTTGCTCACAGTTTTCTTTTTAGCTGGCCAGTATGTGCTTAACTTTTTCGGGATCAGGATACATGATATTCGTATTGCAGGTGGTTTGATGATTGTGCGGGCAGGGTTTGGCTTACTCACCAGCAAAGCGCACAGGGGTAAAAAAGTATCGAAAGGAGTGCTACAGGAGGGGTTAGAGAAAGACGATATTTCTTTTACACCCCTGGCCATGCCCATGTTATCAGGTCCTGGCTCTATTGCAGTAAGTATAGGCATGTTCACGCCAGCCCTCTCCTATCAGGATATTGGTTTGACGGTGGCAGCAATCGCCTTGGTGGCAGCAATAACCTTTGTCATACTTATTTTTTCGCACCAGCTGATCAATTACATGGGCAAAGCAGGCTTATCGGCTTTATCACGGATTATGGGGTTTATCGTACTTTCCATTGGTGTTAACTTTATCTCCACCGGCATACTGGCCTTGTTAGGCAGGTAA
- the hemE gene encoding uroporphyrinogen decarboxylase: MQLKNDLLLRAARGEAVERTPVWLMRQAGRILPEYRAVRESLSGFKELVETPELAAEVTIQPVDLLDVDAAIIFSDILVVPEAMGCTYEMIEKRGPIFPNTIRTEADLKRLRVADPHEHLHYVLDAIKVTKKALNGRVPLIGFAGAPWTILAYMVEGSGSKTFSVARGMLYTNPRMAHQLLRMITDTTIAYLQAQVEAGANLIQVFDSWAGILSPALYREFALPYISEICNAIRNVPVTVFAKGAFFAMEDFSKLNCETIGLDWNTDINWARQQVGPNKTLQGNMDPCLLYSSFDNIERETIKMLKEFGPERHIANLGHGVYPDTDPEKVKCFIQTVKAYGGTINS, encoded by the coding sequence ATGCAACTGAAGAACGACTTGCTTTTAAGAGCTGCGAGAGGTGAGGCTGTAGAGCGCACTCCTGTGTGGCTTATGCGCCAGGCTGGCCGCATTTTACCTGAATACCGTGCTGTACGCGAGAGCCTTAGCGGTTTTAAGGAGCTGGTGGAAACGCCTGAGCTTGCTGCTGAGGTCACCATCCAACCTGTAGATCTGCTGGATGTGGACGCCGCCATCATTTTCTCCGACATCCTGGTGGTGCCGGAGGCCATGGGCTGCACCTATGAGATGATAGAGAAGCGCGGACCTATTTTCCCAAACACCATCCGCACCGAGGCTGACCTGAAGCGACTTCGCGTGGCCGACCCGCACGAGCACCTGCATTATGTGCTCGATGCTATCAAGGTAACCAAGAAGGCATTAAACGGCCGTGTACCCTTAATCGGTTTTGCCGGGGCTCCCTGGACAATCCTGGCGTACATGGTGGAGGGCAGCGGCTCCAAAACGTTCTCTGTTGCCCGCGGCATGCTGTACACCAACCCTAGAATGGCGCACCAGCTGCTGCGCATGATCACCGATACCACCATTGCCTATCTGCAGGCCCAGGTGGAGGCGGGTGCCAACCTCATTCAGGTGTTCGACTCGTGGGCAGGCATCCTTTCGCCGGCGCTTTACCGCGAATTCGCCCTGCCCTACATCTCTGAAATCTGCAATGCCATCCGCAATGTGCCGGTAACGGTGTTTGCCAAGGGTGCTTTCTTTGCGATGGAAGATTTCAGCAAGCTCAACTGCGAAACCATTGGCCTGGACTGGAATACTGATATAAACTGGGCGCGACAGCAGGTTGGCCCAAATAAAACCCTGCAGGGTAACATGGACCCTTGCCTGCTGTACAGTTCATTCGATAACATTGAGCGGGAGACAATAAAAATGCTGAAGGAGTTCGGCCCCGAGCGCCACATCGCCAACCTGGGCCACGGCGTTTACCCCGACACAGACCCGGAGAAAGTGAAGTGCTTTATCCAGACTGTAAAAGCATACGGCGGTACAATTAACAGTTAA
- a CDS encoding 5-(carboxyamino)imidazole ribonucleotide synthase, whose amino-acid sequence MKGEVKLGILGGGQLGRMLMQAGLDFNLYTLVLDPDENAPCKDICHEFYVGSFRDFDTVYEFGKNCDILTIEIEHVNADALEKLEQEGVKVYPDAKTVRTIQDKGLQKEFYRQHNIPTSDFILLKDKQELQQQLDFLPAFQKLRREGYDGRGVTRLTSEADLSKAFEEPTVLEKLVDFEKEISVIVARNANGEVTAFPVVELSFHPEHNLVDSLFAPANVPYKLQRHAIEIATRVIEAFDMVGILAVEMFQTKDGQILVNEVAPRPHNSGHHTIKANYTSQYEQHLRAILNLPLGATDIQSAAVMLNLLGEPGFDGEAAYEGLQEALAVPGVYIHLYGKKYTRPARKMGHITILGENIEEAQQRAAQIKNVIKVKA is encoded by the coding sequence ATGAAAGGAGAAGTAAAGCTAGGTATACTTGGCGGCGGCCAGTTGGGGCGCATGCTCATGCAGGCCGGGCTCGATTTTAACCTCTATACCCTGGTGCTGGACCCCGACGAAAACGCACCCTGCAAAGACATTTGCCACGAGTTTTACGTAGGCAGCTTCCGCGATTTCGATACGGTATATGAATTCGGCAAGAACTGCGACATTCTGACAATCGAGATAGAGCACGTGAATGCCGATGCGCTGGAGAAACTGGAGCAGGAGGGCGTGAAAGTATACCCGGATGCCAAAACCGTGCGCACCATTCAGGACAAAGGACTGCAGAAGGAGTTTTACCGCCAGCACAACATCCCGACATCCGATTTTATACTTCTGAAAGACAAACAGGAGCTTCAGCAGCAGCTTGACTTTCTGCCTGCTTTCCAGAAACTCCGCCGCGAAGGCTATGATGGGAGAGGGGTAACCCGTTTGACAAGCGAAGCCGATTTGAGCAAAGCCTTTGAGGAGCCAACAGTGCTGGAGAAACTGGTGGACTTTGAGAAGGAGATCTCCGTGATTGTAGCCCGCAATGCCAACGGCGAAGTAACGGCTTTCCCGGTGGTGGAGTTAAGCTTTCACCCGGAGCATAACCTGGTTGATTCACTTTTCGCGCCGGCCAATGTACCGTATAAACTGCAGCGCCACGCCATCGAAATTGCCACCCGCGTAATTGAGGCGTTTGACATGGTGGGTATACTTGCCGTGGAGATGTTCCAGACAAAGGACGGGCAGATACTGGTGAATGAAGTGGCCCCGCGCCCGCACAACAGCGGCCATCACACCATCAAGGCCAACTATACTTCGCAGTACGAGCAGCACCTGCGCGCCATACTGAACCTGCCACTTGGCGCGACTGATATTCAAAGTGCCGCCGTGATGCTGAACCTGCTGGGGGAACCCGGTTTTGATGGCGAGGCCGCTTACGAGGGACTACAGGAGGCCCTGGCGGTGCCAGGTGTGTACATTCACCTTTACGGAAAGAAGTATACCCGCCCCGCCCGCAAAATGGGACACATCACCATACTTGGGGAAAATATAGAGGAGGCACAGCAGCGTGCCGCTCAAATCAAGAACGTAATTAAAGTAAAAGCATAA
- a CDS encoding MarC family NAAT transporter, with protein sequence MEIILATLSALFSVVNPFGAMPVFLTLTQDDTEEQRNQQALKACLYMVGILAIFFLAGQYVLNFFGIRIHDLRIAGGLMIMRSGFELLAPGANKKKIAPDVVEEGQLKDDISFTPLAMPMLSGPGAIAVSIGLFTTSLSYMDMIMILIGILLLAISAYIILRFSYQLTRFMGKAGLAALSRIMGFIVLSIGVNFIVSALTALFFTER encoded by the coding sequence ATGGAAATTATACTTGCCACGCTTTCTGCCCTTTTCTCAGTTGTTAATCCCTTCGGCGCCATGCCCGTTTTCCTTACCCTCACCCAGGACGACACCGAAGAACAGCGCAACCAGCAGGCCCTGAAAGCATGCTTGTACATGGTCGGTATTCTGGCGATTTTTTTTCTGGCAGGGCAGTATGTGCTTAACTTCTTCGGTATCCGTATTCACGATTTGCGCATTGCCGGTGGCCTGATGATCATGCGCTCGGGCTTTGAGTTGCTGGCACCGGGAGCGAACAAAAAGAAAATAGCCCCCGATGTGGTGGAGGAAGGCCAGTTGAAGGACGACATTTCCTTCACCCCCCTGGCCATGCCGATGCTTTCCGGTCCCGGAGCCATCGCGGTAAGTATAGGTTTGTTCACCACCTCTCTTTCTTATATGGACATGATAATGATCCTGATCGGTATCCTGCTTTTGGCCATTTCCGCGTATATCATACTTCGCTTCTCGTACCAACTCACTCGTTTCATGGGCAAAGCCGGACTAGCCGCACTCTCGCGTATTATGGGCTTTATCGTGCTTTCCATTGGCGTTAACTTTATCGTGTCGGCCCTCACGGCACTGTTCTTTACAGAGCGGTAA